A single Macaca fascicularis isolate 582-1 chromosome 13, T2T-MFA8v1.1 DNA region contains:
- the LOC141408275 gene encoding uncharacterized protein, giving the protein MRADPRGLRSAQPGVHRRVPDSTEPTRLPRPRPAGSPDADGSSSTCADASARAHTHNTPYTTHYTHSTPDNTHHTQHTPHHTQHIPHSTPHNTHTTYQITYTIHNTQHTTHSTYHTAHTLHTTHNTQHTHHTTHQTTQHTIHNTQHTTHNTYHTAHTTHNTHHTTPNNTPHTTPHTIDNTHKHNTPYTTQHITHHGVHKAQHTHHTHHRQHTQHIPHTTHTTYNTHHTPYTHITHHTYNTPYHKDTTQHTTHTPHTTHHTIHYRYHICTHHTHTTHYTTRTQHTTHYTHTTDTVHHTHITHTTHAICHTYHTTHTTHHTYTPHHTHTTYIQHTTYYTYTTYTRHYTHTTVYTHTTDTSHTPHNIHTPHHMHTPLPSYTTPYTHHTPTTRLPHTQHCAPTQCLALCPTLCDFSLLGGGGGGALQTGEECRLGEGGVL; this is encoded by the coding sequence ATGAGGGCGGATCCCCGCGGGCTGAGGAGCGCTCAGCCAGGAGTTCATCGGAGGGTTCCGGACTCCACCGAGCCCACCCGCCTCCCGCGGCCTCGGCCCGCCGGCTCCCCGGACGCAGACGGCTCCTCCAGCACCTGTGCAGACGCAAGCGCTCGCGCACACACCCACAACACACCATATAcaacacactacacacacagcacaccagacaacacacaccatacacaacacacaccacaccacacacaacacataccacacagcacaccacacaacacacacaccacataccagaTAACATACAccatacacaacacacaacacaccacacacagcacataccacacagcacacacactacacacaacacacaatacacaacacacacaccacaccacacaccagaCAACACAACACAccatacacaacacacaacacaccacgCACAACACATACCACactgcacacacaacacacaacacacaccacaccacaccaaacaacacaccacacacaacaccaCACACCATagacaacacacacaaacacaacacacCATACACAACACAACACATAACACACCACGGAGTACACAaagcacagcacacacaccacacacaccatagacaacacacacaacacataccacacaccacacacaccacatacaacacacaccacacaccatacacacacatcacacatcacacatacaacACACCATACCATAAAGACACCACACAacataccacacatacaccacacaccacacatcacaccaTACACTACAGATACCAcatatgcacacaccacacacatacaacacactaTACCACACGTACCCAACACAcaacacactatacacacaccacagacacagtACACCACacccacatcacacacaccacacatgccatatgccacacataccacacaacaCATACAACGCACCATACCTACACAccccaccatacacacaccacatacattcAACACACAACATACTATACATATACCACATACACCAGGcattacacacacaccacagtatacacacacacaacagacacatcacacacaccacacaacatacacacaccacaccatatGCACACACCACTCCCCTCATacaccacaccatacacacaccacacaccaacGACCCGCCTTCCGCACACACAGCACTGTGCTCCCACCCAATGCCTCGCTCTCTGCCCCACCctgtgtgatttttctcttttggggGGTGGCGGGGGTGGTGCCCTGCAGACTGGGGAAGAGTGCAGGCTGGGTGAGGGAGGGGTGCTCTGA